One region of Chlorobiota bacterium genomic DNA includes:
- a CDS encoding transposase family protein, protein MRYAEICDRSPEQFRRLTGVLPTTFEAMLKVIRAARREFGRPPKLVLADQLLLTLLYWREYRAQYHLAADFGISEPTSAGSFGEWRMNSPEQRVSIAAAAAARRGHRICRDRDRCDRKPD, encoded by the coding sequence ATGCGCTACGCAGAGATTTGTGATCGTTCACCGGAACAATTTCGACGCTTAACGGGTGTGTTGCCGACAACCTTCGAGGCAATGCTCAAGGTCATTCGTGCAGCACGGCGAGAGTTTGGTCGCCCACCGAAACTGGTGTTGGCCGATCAGCTGTTGTTGACGCTGCTGTATTGGCGTGAGTATCGAGCGCAATATCACCTTGCAGCGGATTTTGGGATCAGCGAACCGACCTCGGCCGGATCATTCGGCGAGTGGAGGATGAACTCCCCAGAGCAAAGAGTTTCAATTGCCGCGGCCGCAGCCGCGAGGCGGGGACATAGAATTTGCCGTGATCGTGATCGATGCGACAGAAAGCCCGATTGA
- a CDS encoding transposase produces the protein MDGGFGISGVIEDPEQRMVAAQAAEGGALGDWEKEENREHSRKRIVIEHVFGRLKVFKIIAEKYRNRRKRFDVRFNLIAAIHNFELP, from the coding sequence TTGGATGGCGGATTTGGGATATCTGGGGTTATCGAAGATCCAGAGCAACGTATGGTTGCCGCACAAGCGGCGGAAGGGGGAGCATTAGGGGATTGGGAGAAGGAGGAGAATCGTGAGCATTCGCGGAAGCGGATCGTGATTGAGCATGTGTTTGGTCGGTTAAAGGTGTTCAAGATCATAGCGGAGAAGTATCGAAATCGTCGCAAGCGATTTGATGTGAGATTCAACCTCATCGCCGCCATCCATAATTTTGAACTCCCTTGA
- a CDS encoding choice-of-anchor D domain-containing protein, whose protein sequence is MKTTFERGLVIEFGQVRVGEKKTLMNSIQIINVGPSPQTIVGAYIDDAGDSVVSIPDSLFPITIQPNEGKNFPIEFFPSDVGFMSRQLHFIVGNDDATLTAQLIGEGINPYFHQLTKEIDFGQVLGFTSRDTLQAIMIRNNSDSTITITNWLVRGFNSSDFSAISTSPLVLKPNDTAKIDLRFTPSDVNLRNSQLFLEYEGAGSPIVVRLLGVGINPYLAIVNPVIDFGTKRDGMITDSLQIPTVVNINSLPLTITDVRTTTLYNYQDFTFEVLNKSVPFVLMPGDTAKTDVRFTVSQGSALLSQMLFEYDGIGSPTIIRLKGRLDPRDYVGVPTTNDEENSIRISPNPSFNQASLQVSLSMSENVKILIADLLGQQVKSIYSGELQGGENSISFNTSDLPTGAYYVMVATPKRKFVQQLIIER, encoded by the coding sequence TTGAAAACTACTTTTGAAAGAGGTCTAGTAATTGAATTCGGTCAAGTACGAGTTGGAGAGAAGAAAACCCTTATGAATAGCATCCAAATAATAAATGTTGGGCCAAGCCCACAAACCATTGTTGGGGCTTACATTGATGATGCTGGAGATAGTGTCGTTTCTATTCCGGATTCCCTGTTTCCCATAACTATCCAGCCTAACGAAGGTAAAAACTTTCCAATTGAATTTTTCCCTTCCGATGTTGGCTTTATGAGCCGCCAACTCCACTTTATTGTGGGAAACGATGATGCCACTCTAACAGCACAGCTCATTGGCGAAGGGATCAATCCGTACTTCCATCAATTGACTAAAGAGATTGATTTTGGGCAAGTTCTTGGCTTTACTTCCCGAGATACGCTTCAAGCAATCATGATTAGGAACAACAGTGATAGCACCATAACCATCACAAACTGGCTGGTTCGTGGCTTCAATTCATCCGATTTCAGTGCTATCTCTACCTCTCCTTTGGTGCTTAAGCCAAACGATACTGCTAAAATTGATCTTCGATTTACGCCTTCAGATGTCAATCTGAGGAATAGCCAACTTTTCCTTGAATATGAAGGGGCTGGCTCTCCTATTGTAGTCAGGTTGCTTGGGGTTGGAATAAACCCATATTTAGCTATTGTTAATCCTGTTATTGATTTTGGCACAAAAAGGGACGGAATGATAACGGACTCGCTCCAAATACCAACTGTTGTCAACATTAATTCTTTACCACTTACTATAACAGATGTACGTACTACCACTCTTTATAACTATCAGGATTTCACTTTTGAAGTACTTAACAAATCTGTTCCTTTTGTACTTATGCCAGGAGATACCGCGAAGACCGACGTAAGGTTTACAGTGTCGCAAGGCTCTGCATTATTGTCCCAGATGTTATTTGAGTATGATGGCATTGGCTCTCCGACAATTATTAGGCTTAAAGGGCGATTAGACCCTCGCGATTACGTTGGCGTTCCTACTACCAACGATGAAGAAAACAGCATTCGGATATCGCCAAATCCATCTTTCAACCAAGCAAGCCTTCAGGTGAGTTTATCTATGTCGGAAAATGTCAAGATTTTAATTGCTGATTTGCTTGGGCAGCAAGTTAAATCCATCTACTCTGGAGAGTTACAAGGTGGTGAGAACTCGATTTCTTTTAATACCAGCGATTTACCAACAGGAGCCTACTATGTAATGGTTGCAACACCAAAGCGCAAGTTCGTTCAACAGTTAATTATTGAACGATAA